In the genome of Coraliomargarita algicola, one region contains:
- a CDS encoding transposase, whose translation MVKLYACTFAIVSHVPADKRTFKTKPELAWEIIENAINQGLEFNWVGMDSLYGSNSKLLAKLEEQGLRYVADVRSNQKFYVRDVSGALVYQRVDRLWVERGGEQAEHVHFRNATKGPFTHRCCA comes from the coding sequence ATTGTTAAACTTTACGCTTGTACTTTCGCGATAGTCTCTCATGTTCCTGCAGATAAGCGCACGTTTAAAACGAAACCGGAACTAGCTTGGGAGATTATCGAGAATGCGATCAATCAAGGACTTGAGTTCAACTGGGTCGGCATGGACAGTCTCTATGGCAGCAACAGCAAATTGCTAGCAAAGCTTGAAGAGCAAGGGCTACGTTACGTTGCCGACGTTCGCAGCAACCAGAAGTTCTATGTTCGCGATGTCAGTGGAGCGCTGGTGTATCAACGCGTGGATCGGCTTTGGGTCGAGCGAGGTGGCGAGCAAGCCGAACATGTTCACTTCCGCAATGCAACCAAAGGCCCCTTCACGCACAGGTGCTGCGCATAG
- a CDS encoding IS5 family transposase, translating into MSFKLFFCGLSTKIYMACDGLGYPLGFILTGAKRHDCTQARALIKKFVQAEQKCLMDAGYDSDDIRSCVMQQGATAVIAYRKNRVKVPEFDKDIYKERHKVENLFQKIKRYRRVAIRFEKLQTTFAAMVAIAAILVWIKF; encoded by the coding sequence ATGAGTTTCAAGCTCTTTTTCTGCGGTCTATCGACGAAGATCTACATGGCTTGCGACGGCTTGGGATACCCTCTGGGCTTCATACTCACAGGGGCGAAGCGGCACGACTGCACCCAAGCTAGGGCTCTGATCAAAAAATTTGTCCAAGCCGAGCAGAAGTGCCTAATGGATGCAGGCTACGACAGCGACGACATCCGCAGTTGTGTCATGCAACAAGGTGCCACTGCCGTCATAGCCTATAGAAAAAACCGTGTTAAAGTCCCTGAGTTCGACAAGGATATTTACAAGGAACGACACAAAGTGGAGAACCTCTTCCAGAAAATTAAACGCTATCGGCGCGTCGCCATACGATTCGAAAAGTTGCAGACGACCTTTGCCGCGATGGTCGCCATCGCGGCAATCCTCGTATGGATCAAATTTTAA
- a CDS encoding PEP-CTERM sorting domain-containing protein has protein sequence MNTTALRALQITGLLSVASSTMTAAEEYTETFTVAASSSFSAVGWNVYLLADNGDVNDLSTSSGEPAEIFLTDYAYIRTAITGYSTQDGPGLMFTTEPTTELVTTSLSSISKLSVGVRADSTDGAPATGRFAIQIGSQWYVSSLSISQTTHFGPPSSTNPATDFPTFETPNLFDFTDGNNWHELTVITGAGGEISIAASTAGGTLSGDVTAFGVYAENGNNGDHFRIDNFTVVVPEPSTFILPSIIGIGLMMRRRRN, from the coding sequence ATGAATACAACAGCCCTCCGCGCACTACAAATCACCGGCCTTCTAAGCGTAGCGTCTTCTACCATGACAGCAGCTGAAGAGTATACTGAAACGTTTACCGTAGCCGCATCATCCTCTTTTTCTGCGGTCGGATGGAATGTTTATCTTCTGGCCGACAACGGCGACGTAAATGATCTATCCACGTCTTCTGGCGAGCCTGCAGAAATCTTCCTAACCGATTATGCCTATATTAGAACAGCAATTACGGGCTATAGCACACAGGATGGTCCGGGGCTCATGTTCACTACGGAACCCACAACAGAACTCGTAACGACAAGCCTTTCAAGCATCAGTAAACTATCAGTCGGAGTCAGAGCTGACAGCACAGATGGGGCCCCAGCGACAGGTCGCTTTGCAATCCAAATCGGATCCCAGTGGTATGTTTCCTCGCTCTCGATATCCCAGACAACACACTTCGGCCCCCCCAGCAGCACAAACCCTGCTACTGATTTCCCGACCTTCGAAACACCAAACCTCTTCGACTTTACCGACGGCAACAATTGGCACGAACTGACCGTAATCACTGGTGCAGGTGGCGAAATATCAATTGCAGCCAGCACCGCCGGCGGCACACTTTCCGGCGATGTAACTGCCTTTGGTGTATACGCAGAAAATGGCAATAACGGGGACCACTTCCGCATCGACAACTTCACCGTCGTCGTCCCAGAGCCCTCCACCTTTATCTTACCCTCTATCATTGGTATCGGCTTGATGATGCGCCGACGACGTAACTAA